One Coccinella septempunctata chromosome 1, icCocSept1.1, whole genome shotgun sequence DNA window includes the following coding sequences:
- the LOC123306389 gene encoding THAP domain-containing protein 5-like produces the protein MPTDSARQKLWMDQLKLKISESSKWVYVCSDHFCDEDFILKFGKKCLKTEAISSRISLPDPCSSNTLAASDERYMTQDPSDVGKVGESSKLIGSELSETSDLSATASASDLSATLTASDLSATDMSVALAAPDLSGKVDSLEVFDTEKFAAPHTKTSCCTSTASDGRSVTQTLSDIGRVEEFPKQSGLNYLKLQQLQICLLHAMIALVC, from the exons ATGCCTACTGATAGTGCTCGACAGAAATTATGGATGGACCagttaaaactgaaaatttcagaatcttcCAAATGGGTATATGTTTGCTCTGACCATTTCTGTGACGAAGATTTCATccttaaatttggaaaaaaatgtttgaaaacggAAGCTATTTCATCCAGGATTTCATTGCCTGATCCTTG ttcAAGTAACACATTAGCGGCTTCAGACGAAAGGTATATGACCCAGGACCCATCAGATGTTGGTAAAGTTGGGGAGTCCTCAAAATTGATTGGTTCTGAATTATCAGAAACTTCAGATTTGTCTGCTACCGCAAGTGCTTCAGATTTATCTGCCACATTGACTGCTTCCGATTTATCTGCTACAGACATGTCTGTTGCTTTGGCCGCTCCAGATTTATCAGGCAAAGTGGATTCCTTAGAAGTATTTGATACTGAAAAATTTGCAGCACCACATACAAAAAC ttcaTGTTGCACATCGACTGCTTCAGATGGAAGGAGTGTGACCCAGACTCTCTCAGATATTGGTAGAGTAGAGGAATTTCCAAAACAGAGTGGTCTGAACTATCTAAAACTTCAACAGCTTCAGATTTGTCTGCTACATGCAATGATTGCACTAGTCTGTTGA
- the LOC123311798 gene encoding serrate RNA effector molecule homolog isoform X2, with protein MADSDDEYDRKRRDKFRGERAEVSYRGAERVSRPRDDWSERDSWSRPRPRDYRSGGVRDRGYSPSMESAPKRMRHDYYGDGYYGHYGPYHQPSHREPVSTQSEGSTPPMMSFKAFLATQDDNISESEAIEKYNDYKLEFQRQQLNEFFVAHKDDEWFRLKYHPEDSVKRKEEQMAALKKRVEVFLDLYNSGKLAGVTVDCCKTNQLLHLMDTVVVKLEGGAEEDLATLDQEYVELEEKSKEQQKVRDEILERKADKQNEQKKEEIEDQSEKSDANEKNEEEENGEIKEEKEESSEDKKEEEKTESAAEAGEVMEIDNDDKKQAEDEKVNADENGENDTKEEKPEKKKEKKRKRSRSYSGSSSSSSSSSSESEDEKEDKTEEIKEKKEEKEDKEEVKEEEKVETIEEDKPEKPKALHKTTSIFLRNLAPTITKQEVEAICARYAGFLRVALAEPQPERRWLRRGWVTFKRDANIKEICWNLNNIRLRDCELGAIVNRDLSRRIRAVNGITAHKQVVRSDINIASRVVLHMDTKAGLWLDGRESKEDEGNELSFGLKSNNPVLHNITDYLIEEASAEEEELLGLEPCADNQESTIVDRDDTLINVLDRIILYLRIVHSIDYYNHCEYPNEDEMPNRCGILHARGPAPTAKTDMTQFIGEPIENKMSNFLPEKKKEENKNEAKLIQLSLKDQDTEIDKFIQANTRELAKDKWLCPLSGKKFKGPDFVRKHIFNKHGEKIEEVKKEVDFFNNYLKDPKRPMLTDAPQTKREEIQAPFNHPNNYGGGGGYGGGYGRPQPYNNYYPPRARGYAPRTRGSPADFRPVIHYRDLDAPREPEEFI; from the exons ATGGCAGACAGTGATGATGAATATGATCGGAAAAGGCGGGATAAATTTAGAGGAGAGCGAGCAGAAGTAAGCTATAGAGGAGCCGAAAGAGTTTCGAGACCAAGAGATGATTGGAGTGAAAG AGATTCCTGGTCGCGTCCAAGGCCAAGAGACTATAGAAGTGGTGGTGTGAGGGATAGAGGTTATTCACCCAGCATGGAATCTGCTCCCAAAAGGATGAGACATGACTACTATGGTGATGGTTATTATGGACATTATGGACCATATCATCAGCCATCTCATAG AGAACCTGTCTCAACCCAAAGTGAAGGTTCCACCCCTCCTATGATGTCTTTCAAGGCCTTCTTAGCAACTCAGGATGATAACATTTCCGAAAGTGAAGCAATTGAAAAATACAATGACTATAAACTGGAATTTCAGAGGCAACAGCTCAACGAGTTCTTCGTTGCACACAAAGATGATGAATG GTTTCGGCTGAAATACCATCCTGAAGATTCTGTAAAACGCAAAGAAGAGCAAATGGCAGCACTTAAG aaaaggGTAGAAGTATTTTTGGATTTATATAACTCTGGAAAATTGGCGGGAGTTACAGTCGATTGTTGCAAAACAAATCAGTTATTACATCTTATGGACACTGTTGTTGTAAAACTTGAAGGGGGCGCAGAAGAAGATTTGGCTACCCTTGATCAAGAATATGTTG AGTTGGAAGAGAAGTCGAAGGAACAGCAGAAAGTTAGGGACGAGATATTAGAGAGAAAAGCTGATAAACAAAATGAGCAGAAGAAAGAAGAGATCGAGGATCAATCAGAGAAATCTGACGCAAACGAGAAAAACGAAGAAGAGGAAAATGGGGAAATAAAAGAGGAGAAAGAAGAATCGAGCGAGGATAAGAAAGAGGAAGAAAAGACGGAATCTGCTGCTGAAGCAGGTGAAGTAATGGAAATTGACAACGATGATAAAAAACAAGCGGAAGATGAAAAAGTAAATGCCGACGAAAATGGTGAGAATGATACAAAGGAagagaaaccagagaaaaagaaag AGAAAAAAAGGAAACGTTCTAGATCGTACTCTGGCAGCAGTAGCAGTTCGAGTAGCAGCAGTAGTGAAAGTGAAGACGAGAAGGAAGATAAAACTGAAGAAATTAAGGAAAAGAAGGAAGAAAAGGAGGACAAGGAAGAGGTGAAAGAGGAAGAGAAGGTGGAGACGATTGAAGAGGATAAACCAGAAAAACCGAAAGCTCTTCATAAAACTACCTCTATATTTCTGAGAAACTTGGCTCCTACTATAACaaaacaagaagtagaagcCATTTGTGCTAG ATACGCCGGTTTTCTCCGAGTAGCCCTCGCTGAACCTCAGCCGGAAAGGAGGTGGCTCCGTCGTGGATGGGTCACTTTCAAACGCGACGCCAATATAAAGGAAATCTGTTGGAACTTGAATAATATTAGACTTCGCGATTGCGAGCTAGGGGCGATAGTTAACAGGGATCTAAGCCGGAGAATCAGGGCCGTTAACGGTATAACGGCTCATAAGCAAGTTGTGAGATCTGACATAAATATCGCTTCCAGAGTGGTGCTCCACATGGACACAAAAGCTGGTTTATGGCTGGATGGAAGAGAGAGTAAGGAAGATGAGGGAAACGAATTG TCATTTGGTTTGAAGTCGAATAATCCAGTTCTACACAATATTACTGACTACCTCATAGAGGAAGCCAGTGCTGAAGAAGAAGAACTGTTGGGATTAGAACCGTGTGCAGATAATCAAGAGTCGACCATAGTGGATAGAGATGATACTCTAATAAATGTTCTAGATAGAATAATTCTTTATCTGCGAATCGTTCACTCCATTGATTACTACAATCATTGTGAATATCCTAATGAAGATGAAATGCCCAACAGATGTGGAATATTACATGCCAGAGGACCAGCCCCAACCGCTAAG aCCGACATGACTCAGTTCATAGGTGAGCCCATCGAAAACAAAATGTCGAACTTTTTGCCAGAAAAAAAGAAGGAGGAGAACAAGAACGAAGCAAAATTGATCCAACTTAGTCTTAAAGATCAGGATACGGAAATTGATAAGTTTATCCAGGCTAATACAAGAGAACTGGCGAAAGATAAGTGGTTATGTCCGTTATCCGGTAAAAAATTCAAAGGTCCAGATTTTGTACGCAAACATATTTTCAACAAGCATGGTGagaaaattgaagaagtaaaaaagGAGGTAGACTTCTTCAATAATTATTTAAAAGATCCAAAAAGGCCTATGTTAACCGATGCCCCACAAACTAAAAGAGAAGAAATACAGGCTCCTTTTAATCATCCAAA CAATTACGGAGGTGGCGGTGGGTATGGTGGGGGTTATGGACGTCCACAACCTTACAACAATTACTATCCACCTAGGGCCAGAGGTTATGCTCCTAGGACAAG GGGAAGTCCAGCTGATTTCAGGCCTGTAATTCATTATAGAGATTTAGATGCTCCAAGAGAACCAGAAGAATTCATTTAA
- the LOC123311798 gene encoding serrate RNA effector molecule homolog isoform X1, whose protein sequence is MADSDDEYDRKRRDKFRGERAEVSYRGAERVSRPRDDWSERDSWSRPRPRDYRSGGVRDRGYSPSMESAPKRMRHDYYGDGYYGHYGPYHQPSHRAANFFREPVSTQSEGSTPPMMSFKAFLATQDDNISESEAIEKYNDYKLEFQRQQLNEFFVAHKDDEWFRLKYHPEDSVKRKEEQMAALKKRVEVFLDLYNSGKLAGVTVDCCKTNQLLHLMDTVVVKLEGGAEEDLATLDQEYVELEEKSKEQQKVRDEILERKADKQNEQKKEEIEDQSEKSDANEKNEEEENGEIKEEKEESSEDKKEEEKTESAAEAGEVMEIDNDDKKQAEDEKVNADENGENDTKEEKPEKKKEKKRKRSRSYSGSSSSSSSSSSESEDEKEDKTEEIKEKKEEKEDKEEVKEEEKVETIEEDKPEKPKALHKTTSIFLRNLAPTITKQEVEAICARYAGFLRVALAEPQPERRWLRRGWVTFKRDANIKEICWNLNNIRLRDCELGAIVNRDLSRRIRAVNGITAHKQVVRSDINIASRVVLHMDTKAGLWLDGRESKEDEGNELSFGLKSNNPVLHNITDYLIEEASAEEEELLGLEPCADNQESTIVDRDDTLINVLDRIILYLRIVHSIDYYNHCEYPNEDEMPNRCGILHARGPAPTAKTDMTQFIGEPIENKMSNFLPEKKKEENKNEAKLIQLSLKDQDTEIDKFIQANTRELAKDKWLCPLSGKKFKGPDFVRKHIFNKHGEKIEEVKKEVDFFNNYLKDPKRPMLTDAPQTKREEIQAPFNHPNNYGGGGGYGGGYGRPQPYNNYYPPRARGYAPRTRGSPADFRPVIHYRDLDAPREPEEFI, encoded by the exons ATGGCAGACAGTGATGATGAATATGATCGGAAAAGGCGGGATAAATTTAGAGGAGAGCGAGCAGAAGTAAGCTATAGAGGAGCCGAAAGAGTTTCGAGACCAAGAGATGATTGGAGTGAAAG AGATTCCTGGTCGCGTCCAAGGCCAAGAGACTATAGAAGTGGTGGTGTGAGGGATAGAGGTTATTCACCCAGCATGGAATCTGCTCCCAAAAGGATGAGACATGACTACTATGGTGATGGTTATTATGGACATTATGGACCATATCATCAGCCATCTCATAG AGCTGCTAATTTCTTCAGAGAACCTGTCTCAACCCAAAGTGAAGGTTCCACCCCTCCTATGATGTCTTTCAAGGCCTTCTTAGCAACTCAGGATGATAACATTTCCGAAAGTGAAGCAATTGAAAAATACAATGACTATAAACTGGAATTTCAGAGGCAACAGCTCAACGAGTTCTTCGTTGCACACAAAGATGATGAATG GTTTCGGCTGAAATACCATCCTGAAGATTCTGTAAAACGCAAAGAAGAGCAAATGGCAGCACTTAAG aaaaggGTAGAAGTATTTTTGGATTTATATAACTCTGGAAAATTGGCGGGAGTTACAGTCGATTGTTGCAAAACAAATCAGTTATTACATCTTATGGACACTGTTGTTGTAAAACTTGAAGGGGGCGCAGAAGAAGATTTGGCTACCCTTGATCAAGAATATGTTG AGTTGGAAGAGAAGTCGAAGGAACAGCAGAAAGTTAGGGACGAGATATTAGAGAGAAAAGCTGATAAACAAAATGAGCAGAAGAAAGAAGAGATCGAGGATCAATCAGAGAAATCTGACGCAAACGAGAAAAACGAAGAAGAGGAAAATGGGGAAATAAAAGAGGAGAAAGAAGAATCGAGCGAGGATAAGAAAGAGGAAGAAAAGACGGAATCTGCTGCTGAAGCAGGTGAAGTAATGGAAATTGACAACGATGATAAAAAACAAGCGGAAGATGAAAAAGTAAATGCCGACGAAAATGGTGAGAATGATACAAAGGAagagaaaccagagaaaaagaaag AGAAAAAAAGGAAACGTTCTAGATCGTACTCTGGCAGCAGTAGCAGTTCGAGTAGCAGCAGTAGTGAAAGTGAAGACGAGAAGGAAGATAAAACTGAAGAAATTAAGGAAAAGAAGGAAGAAAAGGAGGACAAGGAAGAGGTGAAAGAGGAAGAGAAGGTGGAGACGATTGAAGAGGATAAACCAGAAAAACCGAAAGCTCTTCATAAAACTACCTCTATATTTCTGAGAAACTTGGCTCCTACTATAACaaaacaagaagtagaagcCATTTGTGCTAG ATACGCCGGTTTTCTCCGAGTAGCCCTCGCTGAACCTCAGCCGGAAAGGAGGTGGCTCCGTCGTGGATGGGTCACTTTCAAACGCGACGCCAATATAAAGGAAATCTGTTGGAACTTGAATAATATTAGACTTCGCGATTGCGAGCTAGGGGCGATAGTTAACAGGGATCTAAGCCGGAGAATCAGGGCCGTTAACGGTATAACGGCTCATAAGCAAGTTGTGAGATCTGACATAAATATCGCTTCCAGAGTGGTGCTCCACATGGACACAAAAGCTGGTTTATGGCTGGATGGAAGAGAGAGTAAGGAAGATGAGGGAAACGAATTG TCATTTGGTTTGAAGTCGAATAATCCAGTTCTACACAATATTACTGACTACCTCATAGAGGAAGCCAGTGCTGAAGAAGAAGAACTGTTGGGATTAGAACCGTGTGCAGATAATCAAGAGTCGACCATAGTGGATAGAGATGATACTCTAATAAATGTTCTAGATAGAATAATTCTTTATCTGCGAATCGTTCACTCCATTGATTACTACAATCATTGTGAATATCCTAATGAAGATGAAATGCCCAACAGATGTGGAATATTACATGCCAGAGGACCAGCCCCAACCGCTAAG aCCGACATGACTCAGTTCATAGGTGAGCCCATCGAAAACAAAATGTCGAACTTTTTGCCAGAAAAAAAGAAGGAGGAGAACAAGAACGAAGCAAAATTGATCCAACTTAGTCTTAAAGATCAGGATACGGAAATTGATAAGTTTATCCAGGCTAATACAAGAGAACTGGCGAAAGATAAGTGGTTATGTCCGTTATCCGGTAAAAAATTCAAAGGTCCAGATTTTGTACGCAAACATATTTTCAACAAGCATGGTGagaaaattgaagaagtaaaaaagGAGGTAGACTTCTTCAATAATTATTTAAAAGATCCAAAAAGGCCTATGTTAACCGATGCCCCACAAACTAAAAGAGAAGAAATACAGGCTCCTTTTAATCATCCAAA CAATTACGGAGGTGGCGGTGGGTATGGTGGGGGTTATGGACGTCCACAACCTTACAACAATTACTATCCACCTAGGGCCAGAGGTTATGCTCCTAGGACAAG GGGAAGTCCAGCTGATTTCAGGCCTGTAATTCATTATAGAGATTTAGATGCTCCAAGAGAACCAGAAGAATTCATTTAA
- the LOC123312514 gene encoding uncharacterized protein LOC123312514 has product MEGEITQVESEANPSDVKVLDVIPVELVDGESYQAFRTVENVQRTKYYKQTYRRAWEQMPDFAGWLTAVEDEPTRAFCIYCQKTLHAHRLSLLKHTCTIRHQKAAQLHQIRKIKPIKGSHNQDSNTTDENETCTQEDDEEMEEQSEVVEEEEDDEGVENYVYLVKEEDDGETEEIHLVQDTKATSSSQQIFPHISTQVTDAVRGCPVSGLAISLYKLIEGKWTYINEGYTNHEGRFSKFIEGSNFTSGRYKLHYDVDKYFESKKQSSLYPFIEIVFDCKNFNTNYHIPLILSPNGYTTFKGSL; this is encoded by the exons ATGGAAGGGGAAATAACTCAAGTCGAATCCGAGGCTAATCCCAGTGATGTAAAAGTTTTAGATGTGATTCCTGTTGAATTAGTAGATGGTGAATCATATCAAGCTTTCAGAACCGTTGAAAATGTGCAGCGAACGAAATATTATAAACAAACCTATAGACGGGCTTGGGAACAAATGCCTGATTTTGCCG GGTGGTTGACAGCAGTTGAAGATGAGCCAACTAGAGCATTTTGTATCTATTGCCAAAAAACCCTTCATGCCCATCGCCTTAGTTTATTGAAGCATACTTGTACTATTAGACATCAAAAAGCAGCTCAATTGCACCAAATAAGAAAG ATTAAACCCATCAAAGGATCACACAATCAAGATTCTAATACAACTGATGAGAATGAAACATGTACTCAAGAAGATGACGAGGAAATGGAAGAACAGTCAGAAGTAGTagaggaagaagaagatgaTGAAGGAGTGGAAAATTATGTTTATCTAGTTAAAGAGGAGGATGATGGAGAAACTGAGGAGATTCACCTTGTACAA GATACTAAAGCAACATCAAGCAGTCAACAAATATTTCCCCATATATCAACTCAGGTGACAGATGCTGTTAGGGGATGTCCTGTTTCTGGATTGGctatcagtttgtataaattgaTAGAAGGCAAATGGACCTACATCAATGAAGGTTATACTAATCATGAAGGTCGTTTCTCGAAATTTATTGAAGGTTCTAATTTTACATCTGGTCGATACAAGCTGCATTATGATGTTGATAAGTACTTTGAATCCAAGAAGCAATCATCGCTTTACCCTTTCATTGAG ATAGTTTTTGATTGCAAGAATTTCAATACCAATTATCATATTCCTTTGATTTTGAGCCCCAACGGTTATACCACATTTAAAGGGTCCCTTTGA
- the LOC123315145 gene encoding THAP domain-containing protein 6-like — MAYCSVKKCRNNTKFPPAKNISFHTFPKEEQTLKEWLQILGIPVEAWKWTKNSVVCSEHFRKEDYLNGKRLMYKAVPSLKMNIPINSSICSSAPSTSRLDDSLLDTSANEESHTSTVMRHTRKTGNMSQNAASSSPSTTFSSDSKEKIIAMVESLHNYSISPSKLMNRNIELKKCQASYRRKLYNARKTIKSLRNKIQQMKEVMDFLRQDQRIS, encoded by the exons ATGGCTTACTGTTCGGTAAAAAAGTGCAGGAATAACACTAAGTTTCCGCCTGCGAAAAACATTAGTTTTCACAC CTTTCCAAAAGAAGAACAGACTTTGAAAGAATGGCTTCAGATATTGGGTATCCCTGTTGAGGCATGGAAATGGACGAAAAATTCTGTAGTATGTTCGGAGCATTTTAGAAAAGAAGATTATTTGAATGGAAAAAGATTGATGTATAAGGCTGTTCCATCTTTGAAAATGAATATACCTATAAATTCATCAATCTGCAGTTCTGCGCCTTCAACCAGTAGATTGGATGACTCTTTGCTTGATACTTCAGCTAATGAGGAATCACACACTTCAACTGTGATGAGGCACACAAGAAAAACTGGGAATAT GTCTCAAAATGCTGCATCTTCATCACCATCAACAACTTTTAGTAGTGATtctaaagaaaaaataattgcaATGGTTGAATCACTTCACAATTATAG tatttctccttcaaaattgatgaatagaaacatcgaattgaaaaaatgtcaAGCATcatatagaaggaaattatacAATGCCAGAAAAACCATTAAGTCTCTAAGAAATAAAATACAACAAATGAAAGAAgtgatggactttttgagacaaGATCAACGTATTTCTTAA